A genomic window from Equus caballus isolate H_3958 breed thoroughbred chromosome 5, TB-T2T, whole genome shotgun sequence includes:
- the OLFML3 gene encoding olfactomedin-like protein 3 isoform X1, with amino-acid sequence MGPCTPLLILFVLWWSVPLQGQQHHLVEYMERRLAALEERLAQCQDQSSRHAAELRDFKNKMLPLLEVAEKEREALRTEADTISGRVDRLEREVDYLETQNPALPCVEVEEKVSGGPGTKGKGRRNEKYDMMTDCGYTISQVRSMKILKRFGGPAGLWTKDPMGPTEKIYVLDGTQNDTAFVFPRLRDFTLAMAARKASRVRVPFPWVGTGQLVYGGFLYYARRPPGGPGGGGELENTLQLIKFHLANRTVVDSSVFPAEGLIPPYGLTADTYIDLAADEEGLWAIYATREDDRHLCLAKLDPQTLDTEQQWDTPCPRENAEAAFVICGTLYVVYNTRPASRARIQCSFDASGTLTPERAALPYFPRRYGAHSSLRYNPRERQLYAWDDGYQIVYKLEMRKKEEEI; translated from the exons ATGGGGCCCTGCACTCCTCTCCTCATCTTGTTCGTTTTGTGGTGGTCAGTACCCCTTCAAGGACAGCAGCACCACCTTGTGGAGTACATGGAACGACGACTAGCTGCCTTAGAG GAAAGGCTGGCCCAGTGCCAGGACCAGAGCAGTCGACATGCTGCTGAGCTGCGGGACTTCAAGAACAAGATGCTGCCGCTGCTGGAGGTGGCTGAAAAGGAGCGGGAGGCTCTTAGAACTGAGGCTGACACCATCTCGGGGAGAGTGGACCGTCTGGAGCGGGAAGTGGACTACCTGGAGACCCAGAACCCAGCTCTACCCTGTGTAGAGGTTGAGGAGAAGGTGAGCGGAGGCCCTGGGACCAAAGGCAAgggcagaagaaatgagaagtatGATATGATGACAG ACTGTGGCTACACAATCTCTCAGGTGAGATCAATGAAGATCCTGAAGCGGTTCGGTGGCCCAGCTGGTCTATGGACCAAGGATCCAATGGGGCCAACAGAGAAGATCTACGTGTTAGATGGGACACAGAATGACACAGCCTTTGTCTTCCCAAGGCTGCGTGACTTCACCCTTGCCATGGCTGCCCGGAAAGCTTCCCGAGTCCGGGTGCCTTTCCCCTGGGTGGGCACAGGGCAGCTGGTATATGGTGGCTTTCTTTATTATGCCCGGAGgcctcctggaggacctggaggGGGTGGTGAGTTGGAGAACACCTTGCAGCTCATCAAATTCCACCTGGCAAACCGAACGGTGGTGGACAGTTCAGTGTTCCCAGCAGAGGGTTTGATTCCCCCATACGGGCTGACAGCAGACACGTACATTGACCTGGCAGCTGATGAGGAGGGCCTTTGGGCTATCTATGCCACCCGGGAGGATGACAGGCACTTGTGTCTGGCCAAGTTAGACCCTCAGACACTGGACACAGAACAACAGTGGGACACACCATGTCCCAGAGAGAATGCTGAGGCTGCGTTTGTCATCTGTGGGACACTATACGTCGTCTATAACACCCGCCCTGCCAGTCGGGCCCGCATCCAGTGCTCCTTTGATGCCAGTGGCACCCTGACCCCTGAAAGAGCAGCACTCCCTTATTTTCCACGCCGATATGGTGCCCATTCCAGCCTCCGCTATAACCCCCGAGAGCGCCAGCTCTATGCCTGGGATGATGGCTACCAGATTGTCTATAAGCTGGagatgaggaagaaagaggaagaaatttga
- the OLFML3 gene encoding olfactomedin-like protein 3 isoform X2 — protein sequence MTRWHCSQRTQAGGQDVGERLAQCQDQSSRHAAELRDFKNKMLPLLEVAEKEREALRTEADTISGRVDRLEREVDYLETQNPALPCVEVEEKVSGGPGTKGKGRRNEKYDMMTDCGYTISQVRSMKILKRFGGPAGLWTKDPMGPTEKIYVLDGTQNDTAFVFPRLRDFTLAMAARKASRVRVPFPWVGTGQLVYGGFLYYARRPPGGPGGGGELENTLQLIKFHLANRTVVDSSVFPAEGLIPPYGLTADTYIDLAADEEGLWAIYATREDDRHLCLAKLDPQTLDTEQQWDTPCPRENAEAAFVICGTLYVVYNTRPASRARIQCSFDASGTLTPERAALPYFPRRYGAHSSLRYNPRERQLYAWDDGYQIVYKLEMRKKEEEI from the exons ATGACTCGGTGGCACTGCTCACAGAGAACACAGGCTGGAGGACAGGACGTGGGG GAAAGGCTGGCCCAGTGCCAGGACCAGAGCAGTCGACATGCTGCTGAGCTGCGGGACTTCAAGAACAAGATGCTGCCGCTGCTGGAGGTGGCTGAAAAGGAGCGGGAGGCTCTTAGAACTGAGGCTGACACCATCTCGGGGAGAGTGGACCGTCTGGAGCGGGAAGTGGACTACCTGGAGACCCAGAACCCAGCTCTACCCTGTGTAGAGGTTGAGGAGAAGGTGAGCGGAGGCCCTGGGACCAAAGGCAAgggcagaagaaatgagaagtatGATATGATGACAG ACTGTGGCTACACAATCTCTCAGGTGAGATCAATGAAGATCCTGAAGCGGTTCGGTGGCCCAGCTGGTCTATGGACCAAGGATCCAATGGGGCCAACAGAGAAGATCTACGTGTTAGATGGGACACAGAATGACACAGCCTTTGTCTTCCCAAGGCTGCGTGACTTCACCCTTGCCATGGCTGCCCGGAAAGCTTCCCGAGTCCGGGTGCCTTTCCCCTGGGTGGGCACAGGGCAGCTGGTATATGGTGGCTTTCTTTATTATGCCCGGAGgcctcctggaggacctggaggGGGTGGTGAGTTGGAGAACACCTTGCAGCTCATCAAATTCCACCTGGCAAACCGAACGGTGGTGGACAGTTCAGTGTTCCCAGCAGAGGGTTTGATTCCCCCATACGGGCTGACAGCAGACACGTACATTGACCTGGCAGCTGATGAGGAGGGCCTTTGGGCTATCTATGCCACCCGGGAGGATGACAGGCACTTGTGTCTGGCCAAGTTAGACCCTCAGACACTGGACACAGAACAACAGTGGGACACACCATGTCCCAGAGAGAATGCTGAGGCTGCGTTTGTCATCTGTGGGACACTATACGTCGTCTATAACACCCGCCCTGCCAGTCGGGCCCGCATCCAGTGCTCCTTTGATGCCAGTGGCACCCTGACCCCTGAAAGAGCAGCACTCCCTTATTTTCCACGCCGATATGGTGCCCATTCCAGCCTCCGCTATAACCCCCGAGAGCGCCAGCTCTATGCCTGGGATGATGGCTACCAGATTGTCTATAAGCTGGagatgaggaagaaagaggaagaaatttga